In Electrophorus electricus isolate fEleEle1 chromosome 6, fEleEle1.pri, whole genome shotgun sequence, a single genomic region encodes these proteins:
- the cldnc gene encoding claudin c → MAALGLEILGITLSALGWILSIVCCALPMWRVTAFIGINIITAQVFWEGIWMSCVVQSTGQMQCKVYDSMLALPQDLQAARALTVVAIVLGVLALLVSIVGAKCTNCIEDEANKARVMIASGVAFITAAITQLIPVSWSANSVVLEFYSPVVPESQKMEIGASLYLGWAAAAMLLVGGSILCCSCPPKEREMKYAPPNRMTYSTNRSVAPSSYNRKDYV, encoded by the coding sequence ATGGCAGCACTAGGTCTTGAGATACTGGGAATAACCCTCTCGGCTCTCGGCTGGATTCTCAGCATTGTGTGCTGTGCCCTTCCCATGTGGAGAGTGACTGCATTCATTGGAATCAACATCATCACAGCTCAGGTTTTCTGGGAGGGCATCTGGATGAGCTGTGTGGTGCAGAGCACTGGACAGATGCAATGTAAGGTCTACGACTCCATGCTGGCTCTCCCTCAGGACCTGCAGGCAGCTCGAGCTCTTACAGTAGTTGCTATTGTCCTAGGTGTCCTTGCACTTCTAGTCTCAATTGTGGGTGCCAAGTGTACCAACTGCATTGAGGATGAGGCGAACAAAGCCCGTGTGATGATTGCTTCTGGCGTTGCCTTCATCACTGCTGCGATCACCCAACTTATTCCGGTCTCCTGGTCAGCCAACTCTGTAGTTTTGGAATTCTACAGTCCAGTTGTGCCAGAGTCTCAGAAGATGGAGATTGGAGCCTCCCTGTACCTGGGCTGGGCTGCTGCGGCCATGCTCCTGGTAGGAGGCTCCATTTTGTGCTGCAGTTGTCCACCTAAAGAAAGGGAAATGAAGTACGCTCCCCCAAATCGTATGACTTATTCCACCAACCGTTCAGTGGCTCCTAGCTCATACAACAGGAAAGATTATGTTTGA
- the LOC113573219 gene encoding claudin-like protein ZF-A89 has translation MAALGLLGLALAIIGCFGDVIICALPMWKVTAFIGQNIVTAQIYWEGLWMNCVIQSTGEMQCKVYDSMLALPQDLQAARALVVISILVSLLGFMLAIVGGKCTNCLEDDVAKAKVSVTAGVLFLIGGVLCLIPVSWSANSVIRDFYNPQVADAQRRELGASLFIGWGSAGLLLIGGALLCCQCPKSEYRGYSAKYSAPRTATQSGGAYV, from the coding sequence ATGGCGGCATTGGGGCTTCTTGGTCTGGCTCTGGCTATTATCGGTTGCTTTGGTGACGTTATCATCTGTGCACTGCCAATGTGGAAAGTTACTGCGTTCATTGGGCAAAACATCGTAACTGCCCAGATCTACTGGGAAGGTTTGTGGATGAACTGTGTGATACAAAGCACTGGTGAGATGCAGTGCAAGGTCTACGATTCTATGCTGGCCCTTCCACAGGATCTACAGGCCGCACGCGCGCTTGTGGTCATCTCCATTCTCGTCTCCCTACTTGGATTTATGCTCGCAATTGTGGGTGGAAAGTGTACCAACTGCCTTGAAGATGATGTGGCTAAAGCTAAGGTTTCTGTGACCGCCGGCGTGTTATTTCTGATCGGAGGCGTCCTCTGTCTGATTCCGGTGTCTTGGTCTGCGAATTCAGTGATACGTGACTTCTACAACCCCCAGGTTGCGGACGCGCAAAGACGTGAATTGGGAGCATCGCTTTTTATCGGATGGGGTTCCGCTGGCTTGCTACTGATCGGCGGCGCTCTTCTGTGTTGCCAGTGCCCCAAAAGTGAATATCGTGGTTATTCTGCCAAGTACTCTGCGCCACGAACCGCTACCCAGAGCGGTGGCGCCTATGTGTAG
- the LOC113574792 gene encoding claudin-4-like, which translates to MASLGLQILGITLAFVGWLVDIITCVLPMWRVTAFIGNNIVTAQIIWEGLWMACVVQSTGQMQCKVYDSMLALPQDLQAARALVVLSILVSVFGVLLAVVGGKCTTCISNETAKAKVAISAGVFFIIGGLLCLTTVSWSAHTIIRDFYNPLFSDAQRRELGASLYTGWGAAGLLLIGGATLCCQCPPKEERPHVAKYPAHKSAASTKEFV; encoded by the coding sequence ATGGCGTCACTTGGGTTGCAGATTTTAGGCATTACCCTCGCCTTTGTTGGTTGGCTGGTGGATATTATAACCTGCGTCCTTCCAATGTGGAGAGTAACCGCATTCATCGGCAATAACATTGTAACGGCACAGATCATTTGGGAAGGACTGTGGATGGCGTGTGTTGTGCAGAGCACGGGACAGATGCAATGCAAAGTTTATGACTCTATGCTTGCTTTGCCACAGGATCTGCAAGCTGCTCGGGCTCTAGTGGTTCTCTCAATTTTGGTATCTGTTTTTGGAGTTCTCTTGGCAGTTGTTGGGGGCAAATGCACTACTTGCATCAGTAATGAAACAGCTAAGGCAAAAGTTGCCATTTCCGCGGGTGTGTTTTTTATTATCGGAGGACTGCTGTGTCTAACAACCGTCTCCTGGTCAGCGCACACCATAATCAGAGACTTCTACAACCCTCTGTTTTCTGATGCACAAAGAAGGGAGCTCGGTGCCTCGCTTTACACTGGATGGGGCGCCGCAGGCCTGCTTCTTATCGGGGGTGCGACACTGTGTTGTCAGTGTCCCCCTAAAGAAGAACGACCACACGTTGCGAAATACCCCGCACATAAGTCAGCTGCCTCGACGAAAGAGTTTGTATGA
- the LOC113575080 gene encoding claudin-like protein ZF-A89, producing the protein MVSAGLQMLGAALGIIGWIGVIVVCALPMWRVTAFIGSNIVTSQISWEGIWMSCVVQSTGQMQCKVYDSMLALSSDLQAARALTVISIVVGIMAIFLSMAGGKCTNCVEDESSKAKVAVGAGVIFIISGLLCLIPVCWTAQTIIQDFYNPLVNQAQKRELGASLFIGWGASALLIIGGGLLCCSCPPKEEGSYAAKYSAAPRSQASAPSGKGYV; encoded by the coding sequence atgGTTTCTGCTGGGTTACAGATGCTGGGTGCTGCCCTGGGCATCATTGGCTGGATTGGTGTTATTGTGGTGTGTGCTCTCCCTATGTGGAGGGTCACAGCCTTCATTGGAAGTAACATTGTGACTTCGCAAATCTCATGGGAAGGCATCTGGATGAGCTGTGTCGTACAGAGCACTGGACAAATGCAGTGTAAGGTCTATGACTCCATGCTAGCCCTCAGCTCCGATCTTCAGGCTGCACGTGCCCTCACTGTCATCTCCATCGTGGTGGGTATCATGGCTATCTTCCTGTCCATGGCTGGAGGGAAGTGCACCAACTGTGTGGAGGATGAGAGCTCCAAGGCAAAGGTTGCTGTGGGAGCAGGTGTGATCTTCATCATCTCCGGTCTTCTGTGTCTGATCCCTGTATGCTGGACAGCCCAGACCATCATCCAGGACTTCTACAACCCACTAGTTAACCAAGCGCAGAAGAGGGAGCTGGGGGCCTCATTGTTCATCGGTTGGGGGGCTTCTGCTCTACTGATCATCGGAGGAGGCCTGCTGTGCTGCAGCTGCCCACCCAAGGAGGAAGGATCATATGCTGCCAAGTACAGCGCTGCTCCTCGTTCCCAGGCTTCTGCACCCTCTGGCAAGGGCTACGTTTGA
- the LOC113575360 gene encoding claudin-4: MASQGLQILGVLIAMAGWLGTIITCALPMWRVTAFIGANIVTAQVIWEGLWMNCVVQSTGQMQCKVYDSMLALPQDLQAARAMVIISVLVGIFGVLMAVVGGKCTNCMEDEAAKAKACIFSGVIFIISALLILIPVSWSAQTLIRDFYNPLVSEAQRRELGAALYIGWGSAVLLLLGGGLLCWNCPPKDHQPYAAAKFAPARSTSPAMNYV; this comes from the coding sequence ATGGCATCCCAAGGCCTCCAGATCCTGGGTGTTTTGATAGCTATGGCAGGTTGGCTGGGGACAATAATCACCTGCGCTCTGCCTATGTGGAGGGTCACAGCTTTTATTGGAGCTAACATCGTGACAGCTCAGGTCATCTGGGAAGGTTTGTGGATGAACTGTGTGGTGCAGAGTACTGGACAGATGCAGTGTAAGGTCTACGACTCCATGCTGGCTCTCCCTCAGGACCTGCAGGCTGCCCGAGCCATGGTTATCATCTCCGTCCTGGTGGGTATCTTTGGtgtgctgatggctgtggttGGAGGAAAGTGTACTAACTGTATGGAGGACGAGGCAGCAAAAGCCAAGGCTTGCATCTTCTCAGGAGTTATCTTCATTATCTCTGCCCTTCTTATTCTCATACCTGTAAGCTGGTCTGCACAAACCCTTATCAGGGATTTCTACAATCCTCTGGTGTCAGAAGCCCAGCGTCGAGAGCTTGGGGCTGCCCTCTATATTGGCTGGGGATCTGCAGTTCTCCTGCTGTTAGGGGGAGGACTGCTTTGCTGGAATTGCCCACCCAAGGATCACCAGCCTTATGCAGCAGCCAAATTTGCCCCTGCCAGATCAACATCCCCAGCAATGAATTATGTGTGA